The Aedes aegypti strain LVP_AGWG chromosome 3, AaegL5.0 Primary Assembly, whole genome shotgun sequence genome contains a region encoding:
- the LOC5575107 gene encoding zinc finger and BTB domain-containing protein 24 isoform X3, translating into MQFLRPMDGNAMAAATAFQQQQQAAAAAAAAANMQQATPAYITLPITMPGAKPGDAQQTVQIQVLNPNPMPQPTQQAPKFQMGQMQIPIQGFQQGTTVLTVAYGPQDEEIVHNHGMGEGMTIVAALQPQDLQLLAQAQNASLFQQQQQHHQQQQHQNLSSPTQPTIKVEQSLSPPIRPIKQEAVWNSIPNLTAAPAFGADIAEFLQQRSQGLNLQPFLKFNNNNNNEPLAHGDHLIGGSIPNIPGATYIKREIMDENSNDNTQYGADSSQADSSFRDASSISGDTNCSTHNESASTPTTTAAAATSTTGTPSEDGAPTGSGKARKKRKYKSKPPKPKRQKPGQVHITTAIDGTVLFCCPECHMAYPEKECLEQHLVVHKIERRFICDICGAGLKRKEHLERHKLGHNPERPYICSVCMKGFKRKEHLNLHFVIHSGVKTEICGDCGKGFYRKDHLRKHIKSHMTKRLKEEMAASNGGGSANSSIRNSSSNNSPISNGPSNPPNNNHSDNSVSTTSGPVHVPLSLPAGIPPGLTITTSTNSMSNHHNPPPQPSPLAQGICLPQGVTIHVPTADNQTLPVQISLPQLVAQQQTASDGTTSTVLVPASEALPQLATGAQ; encoded by the exons ATGCAATTCCTACGGCCGATGGATGGTAATGCGATGGCAGCAGCGACAGCCTTTCAGCAGCAACAGCAAGCAGCCGCAGCCGCCGCGGCAGCAGCCAACATGCAACAAGCCACCCCCGCCTACATCACCCTACCAATCACGATGCCCGGTGCGAAACCTGGCGATGCCCAGCAAACGGTTCAGATCCAAGTGCTCAATCCCAACCCCATGCCACAACCCACCCAGCAAGCCCCCAAATTTCAGATGGGTCAAATGCAGATACCCATTCAGGGATTTCAGCAGGGAACCACAGTCCTAACGGTGGCCTATGGTCCCCAGGATGAGGAAATCGTGCACAATCACGGCATGGGTGAGGGCATGACGATAGTTGCCGCACTACAACCCCAGGACCTACAACTACTAGCACAAGCTCAAAACGCCTCGCTTTtccagcagcaacaacaacatcaTCAACAGCAGCAACATCAAAATCTCAGTTCGCCCACGCAACCCACAATAAAAGTAGAGCAGAGCTTATCCCCACCAATCAGGCCCATAAAACAAGAAGCTGTGTGGAACAGCATCCCTAACCTGACGGCTGCCCCAGCGTTCGGCGCTGACATTGCCGAATTCCTGCAACAGCGAAGTCAAGGTCTCAATCTACAACCGTTCCTTAaattcaacaacaacaacaacaatgaacCTTTGGCCCACGGAGATCACCTGATAGGTGGTTCCATACCGAACATCCCCGGTGCCACCTACATCAAGCGAGAGATCATGGACGAAAACTCCAATGACAATACTCAATACGGAGCGGACAGTAGTCAAGCGGACAGCAGCTTCCGAGACGCCAGCAGTATATCAGGCGACACAAACTGCAGCACGCACAACGAGTCCGCATCTACTCCAACGACAACGGCTGCGGCAGCCACCTCAACGACCGGCACGCCGAGTGAAGACGGTGCCCCAACCGGATCCGGCAAGGCCCGGAAAAAGAGAAAGTACAAATCGAAACCTCCGAAGCCGAAGCGGCAAAAACCGGGACAAGTGCATATCACGACGGCCATCGACGGGACGGTCCTGTTCTGTTGTCCGGAGTGCCACATGGCCTACCCGGAGAAAGAGTGCCTTGAGCAGCACCTGGTGGTACACAAGATCGAGCGGCGGTTCATCTGCGATATCTGCGGAGCGGGCCTGAAGCGGAAGGAACACCTGGAGCGGCACAAGCTGGGCCACAATCCGGAGCGGCCGTACATCTGCAGCGTGTGCATGAAGGGCTTCAAGCGGAAGGAGCATTTGAATTTGCATTTCGTCATTCACAGCGGCGTGAAAACGGAG ATCTGCGGCGACTGCGGGAAAGGATTCTACCGCAAGGACCACCTTCGCAAGCATATAAAATCTCACATGACCAAACGGTTGAAGGAGGAAATGGCGGCATCCAACGGAGGAGGTTCTGCCAACTCGTCGATTCGCAACAGCAGTAGCAATAACTCCCCTATCAGCAACGGGCCGAGCAATCCCCCGAACAACAACCACTCGGACAACAGCGTCTCGACGACTTCCGGGCCGGTGCATGTTCCCCTATCCCTGCCGGCGGGTATCCCACCCGGGTTGACAATAACTACCAGTACAAATTCCATGTCCAATCACCACAACCCGCCACCGCAGCCTTCGCCCTTGGCGCAGGGTATCTGCCTACCCCAGGGCGTTACGATACAT GTTCCCACAGCAGACAACCAAACCCTCCCGGTGCAGATATCCCTACCTCAGTTGGTGGCCCAGCAGCAGACGGCATCGGATGGTACGACCAGTACGGTGCTAGTTCCGGCATCGGAAGCCCTACCCCAGCTGGCAACCGGTGCTCAATAG
- the LOC5575107 gene encoding transcription factor btd isoform X1, protein MDDNENYLEYPKMNFSQFSSPFGGALAANQFAAAKFPPNIATANGQVLGLVSGGDAGMQFLRPMDGNAMAAATAFQQQQQAAAAAAAAANMQQATPAYITLPITMPGAKPGDAQQTVQIQVLNPNPMPQPTQQAPKFQMGQMQIPIQGFQQGTTVLTVAYGPQDEEIVHNHGMGEGMTIVAALQPQDLQLLAQAQNASLFQQQQQHHQQQQHQNLSSPTQPTIKVEQSLSPPIRPIKQEAVWNSIPNLTAAPAFGADIAEFLQQRSQGLNLQPFLKFNNNNNNEPLAHGDHLIGGSIPNIPGATYIKREIMDENSNDNTQYGADSSQADSSFRDASSISGDTNCSTHNESASTPTTTAAAATSTTGTPSEDGAPTGSGKARKKRKYKSKPPKPKRQKPGQVHITTAIDGTVLFCCPECHMAYPEKECLEQHLVVHKIERRFICDICGAGLKRKEHLERHKLGHNPERPYICSVCMKGFKRKEHLNLHFVIHSGVKTEICGDCGKGFYRKDHLRKHIKSHMTKRLKEEMAASNGGGSANSSIRNSSSNNSPISNGPSNPPNNNHSDNSVSTTSGPVHVPLSLPAGIPPGLTITTSTNSMSNHHNPPPQPSPLAQGICLPQGVTIHVPTADNQTLPVQISLPQLVAQQQTASDGTTSTVLVPASEALPQLATGAQ, encoded by the exons GTCCTCGGATTAGTTTCCGGTGGTGATGCAGGCATGCAATTCCTACGGCCGATGGATGGTAATGCGATGGCAGCAGCGACAGCCTTTCAGCAGCAACAGCAAGCAGCCGCAGCCGCCGCGGCAGCAGCCAACATGCAACAAGCCACCCCCGCCTACATCACCCTACCAATCACGATGCCCGGTGCGAAACCTGGCGATGCCCAGCAAACGGTTCAGATCCAAGTGCTCAATCCCAACCCCATGCCACAACCCACCCAGCAAGCCCCCAAATTTCAGATGGGTCAAATGCAGATACCCATTCAGGGATTTCAGCAGGGAACCACAGTCCTAACGGTGGCCTATGGTCCCCAGGATGAGGAAATCGTGCACAATCACGGCATGGGTGAGGGCATGACGATAGTTGCCGCACTACAACCCCAGGACCTACAACTACTAGCACAAGCTCAAAACGCCTCGCTTTtccagcagcaacaacaacatcaTCAACAGCAGCAACATCAAAATCTCAGTTCGCCCACGCAACCCACAATAAAAGTAGAGCAGAGCTTATCCCCACCAATCAGGCCCATAAAACAAGAAGCTGTGTGGAACAGCATCCCTAACCTGACGGCTGCCCCAGCGTTCGGCGCTGACATTGCCGAATTCCTGCAACAGCGAAGTCAAGGTCTCAATCTACAACCGTTCCTTAaattcaacaacaacaacaacaatgaacCTTTGGCCCACGGAGATCACCTGATAGGTGGTTCCATACCGAACATCCCCGGTGCCACCTACATCAAGCGAGAGATCATGGACGAAAACTCCAATGACAATACTCAATACGGAGCGGACAGTAGTCAAGCGGACAGCAGCTTCCGAGACGCCAGCAGTATATCAGGCGACACAAACTGCAGCACGCACAACGAGTCCGCATCTACTCCAACGACAACGGCTGCGGCAGCCACCTCAACGACCGGCACGCCGAGTGAAGACGGTGCCCCAACCGGATCCGGCAAGGCCCGGAAAAAGAGAAAGTACAAATCGAAACCTCCGAAGCCGAAGCGGCAAAAACCGGGACAAGTGCATATCACGACGGCCATCGACGGGACGGTCCTGTTCTGTTGTCCGGAGTGCCACATGGCCTACCCGGAGAAAGAGTGCCTTGAGCAGCACCTGGTGGTACACAAGATCGAGCGGCGGTTCATCTGCGATATCTGCGGAGCGGGCCTGAAGCGGAAGGAACACCTGGAGCGGCACAAGCTGGGCCACAATCCGGAGCGGCCGTACATCTGCAGCGTGTGCATGAAGGGCTTCAAGCGGAAGGAGCATTTGAATTTGCATTTCGTCATTCACAGCGGCGTGAAAACGGAG ATCTGCGGCGACTGCGGGAAAGGATTCTACCGCAAGGACCACCTTCGCAAGCATATAAAATCTCACATGACCAAACGGTTGAAGGAGGAAATGGCGGCATCCAACGGAGGAGGTTCTGCCAACTCGTCGATTCGCAACAGCAGTAGCAATAACTCCCCTATCAGCAACGGGCCGAGCAATCCCCCGAACAACAACCACTCGGACAACAGCGTCTCGACGACTTCCGGGCCGGTGCATGTTCCCCTATCCCTGCCGGCGGGTATCCCACCCGGGTTGACAATAACTACCAGTACAAATTCCATGTCCAATCACCACAACCCGCCACCGCAGCCTTCGCCCTTGGCGCAGGGTATCTGCCTACCCCAGGGCGTTACGATACAT GTTCCCACAGCAGACAACCAAACCCTCCCGGTGCAGATATCCCTACCTCAGTTGGTGGCCCAGCAGCAGACGGCATCGGATGGTACGACCAGTACGGTGCTAGTTCCGGCATCGGAAGCCCTACCCCAGCTGGCAACCGGTGCTCAATAG
- the LOC5575107 gene encoding transcription factor btd isoform X2 translates to MNFSQFSSPFGGALAANQFAAAKFPPNIATANGQVLGLVSGGDAGMQFLRPMDGNAMAAATAFQQQQQAAAAAAAAANMQQATPAYITLPITMPGAKPGDAQQTVQIQVLNPNPMPQPTQQAPKFQMGQMQIPIQGFQQGTTVLTVAYGPQDEEIVHNHGMGEGMTIVAALQPQDLQLLAQAQNASLFQQQQQHHQQQQHQNLSSPTQPTIKVEQSLSPPIRPIKQEAVWNSIPNLTAAPAFGADIAEFLQQRSQGLNLQPFLKFNNNNNNEPLAHGDHLIGGSIPNIPGATYIKREIMDENSNDNTQYGADSSQADSSFRDASSISGDTNCSTHNESASTPTTTAAAATSTTGTPSEDGAPTGSGKARKKRKYKSKPPKPKRQKPGQVHITTAIDGTVLFCCPECHMAYPEKECLEQHLVVHKIERRFICDICGAGLKRKEHLERHKLGHNPERPYICSVCMKGFKRKEHLNLHFVIHSGVKTEICGDCGKGFYRKDHLRKHIKSHMTKRLKEEMAASNGGGSANSSIRNSSSNNSPISNGPSNPPNNNHSDNSVSTTSGPVHVPLSLPAGIPPGLTITTSTNSMSNHHNPPPQPSPLAQGICLPQGVTIHVPTADNQTLPVQISLPQLVAQQQTASDGTTSTVLVPASEALPQLATGAQ, encoded by the exons GTCCTCGGATTAGTTTCCGGTGGTGATGCAGGCATGCAATTCCTACGGCCGATGGATGGTAATGCGATGGCAGCAGCGACAGCCTTTCAGCAGCAACAGCAAGCAGCCGCAGCCGCCGCGGCAGCAGCCAACATGCAACAAGCCACCCCCGCCTACATCACCCTACCAATCACGATGCCCGGTGCGAAACCTGGCGATGCCCAGCAAACGGTTCAGATCCAAGTGCTCAATCCCAACCCCATGCCACAACCCACCCAGCAAGCCCCCAAATTTCAGATGGGTCAAATGCAGATACCCATTCAGGGATTTCAGCAGGGAACCACAGTCCTAACGGTGGCCTATGGTCCCCAGGATGAGGAAATCGTGCACAATCACGGCATGGGTGAGGGCATGACGATAGTTGCCGCACTACAACCCCAGGACCTACAACTACTAGCACAAGCTCAAAACGCCTCGCTTTtccagcagcaacaacaacatcaTCAACAGCAGCAACATCAAAATCTCAGTTCGCCCACGCAACCCACAATAAAAGTAGAGCAGAGCTTATCCCCACCAATCAGGCCCATAAAACAAGAAGCTGTGTGGAACAGCATCCCTAACCTGACGGCTGCCCCAGCGTTCGGCGCTGACATTGCCGAATTCCTGCAACAGCGAAGTCAAGGTCTCAATCTACAACCGTTCCTTAaattcaacaacaacaacaacaatgaacCTTTGGCCCACGGAGATCACCTGATAGGTGGTTCCATACCGAACATCCCCGGTGCCACCTACATCAAGCGAGAGATCATGGACGAAAACTCCAATGACAATACTCAATACGGAGCGGACAGTAGTCAAGCGGACAGCAGCTTCCGAGACGCCAGCAGTATATCAGGCGACACAAACTGCAGCACGCACAACGAGTCCGCATCTACTCCAACGACAACGGCTGCGGCAGCCACCTCAACGACCGGCACGCCGAGTGAAGACGGTGCCCCAACCGGATCCGGCAAGGCCCGGAAAAAGAGAAAGTACAAATCGAAACCTCCGAAGCCGAAGCGGCAAAAACCGGGACAAGTGCATATCACGACGGCCATCGACGGGACGGTCCTGTTCTGTTGTCCGGAGTGCCACATGGCCTACCCGGAGAAAGAGTGCCTTGAGCAGCACCTGGTGGTACACAAGATCGAGCGGCGGTTCATCTGCGATATCTGCGGAGCGGGCCTGAAGCGGAAGGAACACCTGGAGCGGCACAAGCTGGGCCACAATCCGGAGCGGCCGTACATCTGCAGCGTGTGCATGAAGGGCTTCAAGCGGAAGGAGCATTTGAATTTGCATTTCGTCATTCACAGCGGCGTGAAAACGGAG ATCTGCGGCGACTGCGGGAAAGGATTCTACCGCAAGGACCACCTTCGCAAGCATATAAAATCTCACATGACCAAACGGTTGAAGGAGGAAATGGCGGCATCCAACGGAGGAGGTTCTGCCAACTCGTCGATTCGCAACAGCAGTAGCAATAACTCCCCTATCAGCAACGGGCCGAGCAATCCCCCGAACAACAACCACTCGGACAACAGCGTCTCGACGACTTCCGGGCCGGTGCATGTTCCCCTATCCCTGCCGGCGGGTATCCCACCCGGGTTGACAATAACTACCAGTACAAATTCCATGTCCAATCACCACAACCCGCCACCGCAGCCTTCGCCCTTGGCGCAGGGTATCTGCCTACCCCAGGGCGTTACGATACAT GTTCCCACAGCAGACAACCAAACCCTCCCGGTGCAGATATCCCTACCTCAGTTGGTGGCCCAGCAGCAGACGGCATCGGATGGTACGACCAGTACGGTGCTAGTTCCGGCATCGGAAGCCCTACCCCAGCTGGCAACCGGTGCTCAATAG